In one window of Chryseobacterium viscerum DNA:
- a CDS encoding T9SS type A sorting domain-containing protein: MKKISLSAFILCTALGIHAQEVVWQKDIKSSTQDFLSQITTTIDQQYLITGSSIQSGSGKLEAGSKQNNGYDFHLIKLNQQGEEAWEKYFSGSNHDYLSATVTTQDGGFLLAGTSYSGKGLDKKEDSKGGSDIWLIRINEFGDELWQKTLGSSSDEEARAVIQTTDLGFFVAGNVQNAPKGYGSKDVLITRIDKNGKELSQLILGGKGLDEVEKMIPTKDGGALLGIYSRSSVVQSKMYNVQSPQNTSDTRQLTTVQKQSENFGEGDYWIVKLDKNGKVEWEKNFGGKGDDHIRTLALISNGFVIGGESRSERSGNKTVGLEEGTDLWLISLNERGDEQWQKSYNFKNRDILMGMSVLHSADDKSSKGILLGGYTQAEGRIQTDDETFWMLYLDQNGNEQWRKHVKGESRQKEERLSDLKLNRDGSIVLAGTSAEELGKENWKIVKLGDKQVDQLIEKYDIKIYPNPVSDYAYVEIGFEFKDADILLYDMSGRQLQSIKTKNRVTKINTQALVQGAYLVTIKTDNNKTANAKLIKK; the protein is encoded by the coding sequence ATGAAAAAAATCTCTCTCAGTGCATTTATTTTATGTACAGCCTTGGGTATCCATGCCCAGGAAGTGGTATGGCAGAAAGACATCAAATCCTCTACCCAGGATTTTCTTAGCCAGATTACCACAACCATCGATCAGCAATATTTGATCACCGGAAGTTCTATACAGTCAGGAAGCGGGAAGCTGGAGGCTGGAAGTAAGCAGAATAATGGGTACGATTTTCATCTTATCAAACTCAACCAGCAGGGTGAAGAAGCCTGGGAAAAATATTTCTCGGGATCAAATCATGATTATCTGTCAGCCACTGTTACTACACAGGATGGAGGATTTTTATTAGCCGGAACTTCTTATTCAGGAAAAGGACTGGATAAAAAAGAGGATTCCAAAGGAGGATCAGATATCTGGCTGATCAGAATCAATGAATTCGGTGATGAATTATGGCAGAAAACTTTAGGAAGTTCTTCAGACGAAGAAGCCAGAGCAGTAATCCAAACTACAGACTTAGGATTCTTTGTTGCAGGGAATGTACAGAATGCTCCAAAAGGTTATGGCTCTAAAGACGTCTTAATTACCAGAATCGATAAAAACGGAAAAGAACTCTCCCAATTAATCTTAGGGGGAAAAGGCTTAGACGAAGTGGAGAAAATGATTCCAACGAAAGACGGAGGAGCATTATTGGGAATTTATTCCAGGAGTTCAGTTGTACAAAGTAAAATGTATAATGTACAAAGTCCTCAAAATACATCCGACACCCGACAACTGACAACTGTACAAAAACAAAGCGAAAACTTCGGTGAAGGAGACTACTGGATCGTCAAGTTAGACAAAAACGGAAAAGTAGAATGGGAAAAGAATTTTGGAGGCAAAGGTGATGATCATATCAGAACCCTGGCATTAATATCAAATGGTTTTGTTATCGGTGGAGAATCCAGATCAGAAAGATCAGGCAATAAAACGGTTGGACTGGAAGAAGGAACAGACCTTTGGCTGATTTCTTTGAATGAAAGAGGCGATGAACAGTGGCAGAAATCCTACAACTTCAAAAACCGTGATATTTTGATGGGAATGAGCGTTCTTCATTCTGCGGATGACAAATCTTCCAAAGGAATTTTATTAGGAGGTTACACTCAGGCAGAAGGAAGAATACAGACAGATGATGAAACTTTTTGGATGCTGTATTTGGATCAGAATGGCAATGAACAGTGGAGAAAGCATGTGAAAGGAGAATCCAGACAAAAAGAAGAGAGACTTTCAGATTTGAAGCTGAACAGAGACGGTTCTATTGTTCTTGCCGGAACCAGCGCCGAAGAACTTGGTAAAGAAAATTGGAAGATTGTGAAGTTGGGTGACAAACAGGTTGATCAGTTAATTGAAAAATATGACATTAAGATTTATCCGAATCCGGTTTCAGATTATGCTTACGTAGAAATCGGTTTTGAATTTAAAGATGCTGATATTCTGTTATATGATATGAGTGGAAGACAGCTTCAGAGTATAAAAACAAAGAACAGAGTAACTAAGATTAATACCCAGGCTTTGGTTCAGGGAGCTTATCTGGTGACAATAAAAACTGATAACAACAAAACGGCGAATGCCAAATTAATTAAGAAATAA
- a CDS encoding RHS repeat domain-containing protein, whose amino-acid sequence MKTLYKLLPLSILIFGLGKGQRNFGDTPEPVPSVSSFSSYVNTPVSLSTGVPNISIPLFSLPTINSQLGMSTGLSYHVANASGNKPGSEVGIGWSLGSGGSISRVVNSEVDEFYDNASKPDYKKNQFDDVYYYNIPGNSGKFTFIRDLTNNTFTLNHISGNNIKIEYTRDSNTATLVLTSFKITDEKGFKYIFEDYSKSLNGTNFYFKSAFFLTKILDESNIEVANFAYQKDNINKPGSTTLLYQSCKLKEISTDFGKLGFENIYEPLKEKGYDDPYKINSVSLFDKYNRLISKYKLFYSNGTKRELNSLEKLNNNQESIEKRSFEYDNFSFVEYQDIGNNDYACNSYTKTEHTYRALKKMLHPEGGYTMYNFQFNEVYKDNSSLQLNNTSLANPYLQSLNETKRIFFDTNQSSTYNLHVDTATTFYIGYSVDEIYEDKYPMHVLPVINIKLKKSGVEILPTTTTCSKYNLAPGDYTFEIKGQGNNAGFGYGNIVLSTITTASLPFRNAMQVKTGVRIASIQHFDSNNVLKKTTQYEYNSFLNPNDSSGAYYTSENCDGNSEFYDNGIVLYKNVKEIYGDTGNNLGYTNYSFKMPGDFTSTIPSFRPYYNITSTGLLYKQDVYNQQNVMTSSQNTEYVMEDISGAPQYFTCSGYNSKAAWIKSAKVISTTFFDNASSLVNSTETSYSPYNFAPSIVKETSPEGIITEKTIKYASDVANTKLMNARMLATPLQTETKVDGQLAAKSETKFDNPANLYPSSIVSYDLKSLAPITESIITNYDGKGNPREVIAKSGIPTAIIYGYNGTQVIAKITGASYNQISSLATVTAAVAASDADASNPVNEPALLTALENVRKDPAMKEYSITTYTYDPLIGTTSVTSPNGIRTVYRYDNFNRLQRLEDKDGNILKDYEYNYKH is encoded by the coding sequence ATGAAAACCTTATATAAACTATTACCATTATCCATATTAATTTTTGGTTTGGGAAAAGGACAAAGAAACTTTGGGGATACTCCTGAGCCGGTTCCTTCAGTTTCCTCTTTTTCCTCTTATGTAAACACCCCTGTTTCATTATCAACAGGTGTACCTAATATATCAATTCCTTTGTTTAGCCTGCCTACTATTAATAGCCAATTAGGAATGTCTACCGGGTTGAGTTATCATGTCGCCAATGCATCAGGAAATAAACCTGGTAGTGAGGTAGGTATCGGATGGTCGCTGGGTAGTGGAGGAAGTATATCACGCGTTGTGAACAGCGAAGTAGATGAATTTTATGATAACGCAAGTAAACCGGATTACAAGAAAAACCAGTTTGATGATGTTTACTATTACAACATTCCCGGAAACTCAGGTAAGTTTACCTTTATCAGGGATCTTACCAACAATACTTTTACCTTAAACCATATTTCAGGGAACAATATTAAAATTGAGTACACGAGAGATTCCAATACTGCCACATTGGTTTTAACCTCTTTCAAAATTACCGATGAAAAAGGATTTAAATATATTTTCGAAGATTATAGCAAGTCTTTGAATGGAACTAACTTTTACTTTAAATCAGCTTTCTTTCTTACTAAGATTCTGGATGAAAGCAATATCGAAGTTGCCAATTTTGCATATCAAAAGGATAATATTAATAAACCAGGAAGTACCACTTTATTATACCAGAGCTGTAAGCTAAAAGAAATTTCCACCGATTTTGGAAAGCTTGGTTTTGAAAATATCTATGAACCTTTGAAAGAAAAAGGATATGATGATCCTTATAAAATAAACAGTGTATCCTTATTTGACAAATACAACAGACTTATTTCCAAATATAAACTCTTTTATTCTAACGGTACCAAAAGAGAACTGAACAGTTTAGAGAAACTTAATAACAATCAGGAGAGTATTGAAAAAAGATCTTTTGAATATGATAATTTTTCATTTGTAGAGTATCAGGATATCGGAAATAATGATTATGCATGTAACAGTTATACTAAAACAGAACATACATACCGTGCTTTAAAGAAAATGCTCCATCCTGAAGGGGGATACACGATGTATAATTTCCAGTTTAACGAGGTTTACAAAGATAATAGCTCCCTTCAGCTAAACAACACTAGTTTAGCAAATCCATATTTACAGTCATTAAATGAAACAAAAAGAATATTTTTTGATACCAATCAAAGCAGTACGTATAACCTTCATGTAGATACTGCAACAACATTTTATATCGGATATTCTGTGGATGAAATATATGAAGATAAATATCCCATGCATGTTCTTCCAGTCATTAATATTAAGCTAAAGAAATCAGGAGTAGAAATTTTACCCACTACAACTACTTGCAGCAAATACAATCTTGCCCCTGGAGATTACACTTTTGAAATTAAAGGACAGGGAAACAATGCAGGTTTTGGTTACGGTAATATAGTACTTAGTACAATTACGACTGCTTCATTACCCTTCAGAAATGCCATGCAGGTTAAAACAGGAGTAAGAATTGCAAGTATTCAGCATTTTGACAGCAATAATGTTTTGAAAAAAACAACACAATATGAATATAATTCGTTTTTAAATCCTAATGATTCCAGCGGAGCGTATTATACTTCTGAAAACTGTGACGGCAACAGTGAATTTTATGATAACGGAATTGTGCTCTATAAAAATGTAAAAGAGATTTATGGAGATACGGGTAATAATCTGGGATATACCAATTATTCTTTTAAAATGCCTGGCGATTTTACTTCTACGATACCTTCTTTTCGGCCTTATTATAATATTACCTCTACCGGTCTTCTGTATAAGCAGGATGTATATAACCAGCAAAATGTAATGACAAGCTCGCAAAATACAGAGTATGTTATGGAGGATATTTCGGGAGCCCCTCAGTATTTTACCTGCTCAGGATATAATTCAAAAGCAGCGTGGATCAAGTCTGCAAAAGTGATTTCTACAACTTTCTTTGATAATGCATCAAGTCTTGTAAACAGCACAGAAACCTCTTATAGCCCTTATAATTTTGCTCCTTCAATCGTAAAAGAAACTTCTCCCGAAGGCATCATTACTGAAAAAACAATAAAATATGCATCTGATGTAGCCAATACGAAACTGATGAATGCCCGTATGCTTGCTACACCTTTACAGACAGAAACCAAAGTAGATGGACAGCTGGCAGCAAAATCAGAAACTAAATTTGACAATCCTGCCAACCTGTATCCCAGCTCAATAGTTTCTTATGACCTTAAAAGCCTGGCTCCCATCACAGAAAGCATCATTACAAACTATGATGGTAAAGGAAACCCAAGGGAAGTCATTGCAAAATCAGGAATTCCAACTGCAATTATTTACGGATATAACGGAACACAGGTCATTGCAAAAATTACAGGCGCATCTTACAATCAGATTTCCTCTCTTGCTACTGTTACAGCAGCCGTAGCTGCCTCTGATGCAGATGCTTCTAATCCGGTCAATGAGCCTGCTTTACTTACTGCTCTGGAAAATGTAAGAAAAGACCCTGCTATGAAAGAGTATTCTATTACTACCTATACCTATGATCCGCTTATCGGGACCACCTCAGTGACCTCACCCAACGGAATAAGGACAGTGTACAGGTACGACAATTTCAACAGACTGCAGAGGCTTGAAGATAAAGATGGGAACATTCTGAAAGATTACGAATACAACTACAAACATTAA
- a CDS encoding RHS repeat-associated core domain-containing protein produces MLLKNTVGSAEALEENNYYPFGLKHSGYNTVGGNPSYNYQYNGKELQKETGWNDYGARMYMSDIGRWGVVDPLAETSRRFTPYNYAFNNPISFIDPDGRRAMSPAEKDPSSMGFGNGMLSYYASGGKGSRANIMAFSGQQDYSLGGVYDAKPWTGGGGETFGETQAYRDLMASIKNGGDFSLKTKNGYMSWWTGGALGDATTAQEMVGHMMKFEDKTLSDSYFDGFVGGAQSSWNYIKGQFFGESYWNGLANTFTLGAYGTVKTLNSLIDITSNIPNYTSNDYSYGAGYLTEKAAEAIILKEASQINPFGLRGGYGVFGKNGLKIGGYKVEALYGNGPGVPGGTIFSMKSNIQGGNLLRWDYGIPHANPTGSIGIHSHFRFIIGGSTYGSSAQYPWHAPFNYWNYKK; encoded by the coding sequence ATATTACTAAAAAATACCGTTGGCAGCGCAGAAGCTCTGGAAGAAAATAACTATTATCCTTTTGGGTTAAAGCACTCAGGATATAATACTGTAGGAGGTAACCCATCTTATAATTACCAGTACAATGGTAAAGAATTACAAAAGGAAACCGGCTGGAATGATTACGGAGCAAGGATGTATATGTCTGACATTGGAAGATGGGGTGTCGTAGACCCGTTAGCAGAAACCTCCAGAAGATTTACCCCATATAATTATGCTTTTAATAACCCGATAAGCTTTATAGATCCGGATGGAAGGCGCGCCATGTCACCGGCAGAAAAAGATCCCAGCTCTATGGGCTTTGGAAATGGGATGTTATCCTATTATGCCAGTGGCGGGAAAGGAAGCCGTGCAAACATCATGGCATTTTCAGGACAGCAAGACTATTCCTTGGGAGGAGTATATGACGCCAAACCATGGACAGGAGGTGGTGGAGAAACTTTTGGAGAAACACAGGCTTATAGAGATTTGATGGCATCTATCAAAAATGGAGGAGACTTTTCGCTTAAAACCAAAAACGGCTATATGAGCTGGTGGACAGGAGGAGCTTTGGGAGATGCTACAACAGCTCAGGAGATGGTAGGACATATGATGAAGTTTGAAGATAAAACTTTAAGTGATAGTTATTTTGATGGATTTGTAGGAGGAGCTCAGTCATCTTGGAATTATATTAAAGGACAATTTTTTGGAGAAAGTTATTGGAATGGGCTTGCTAATACTTTTACTTTAGGAGCTTATGGAACAGTAAAAACACTTAATAGTTTAATAGATATTACGAGTAACATTCCTAATTATACCTCAAATGATTATTCATACGGTGCAGGGTACCTAACAGAAAAAGCTGCTGAAGCAATAATATTAAAAGAAGCATCTCAAATAAATCCTTTTGGACTTAGAGGAGGATATGGTGTTTTTGGAAAAAATGGGCTTAAAATTGGAGGCTATAAAGTAGAGGCTCTTTACGGAAATGGACCAGGTGTTCCAGGAGGTACAATATTTTCTATGAAAAGTAATATTCAAGGTGGAAATTTATTGCGATGGGATTATGGAATTCCTCATGCCAATCCTACAGGATCAATAGGGATTCATTCTCATTTTAGATTTATTATTGGAGGCTCTACGTATGGAAGTTCCGCTCAATATCCTTGGCATGCTCCATTTAATTACTGGAATTATAAAAAATAA
- a CDS encoding RHS repeat-associated core domain-containing protein → MKRILNIFSILFVAGSSYAQTSPSTTENYIQTRTYLEKVTTSSPGARQAQTVQYFDGLGRAVQTIDVKATPAGKDIVTPVIYDEFGRQTKSYLPVPQPGTQGGAIYSAPLNNATAIYGNERIYGEKVLENAPASKIKQVTPIGNEWALHPSTFTYAANTTGEVIWFSAPTSGSVIYKGKYPAGTLYKKTATDADGNLTIEFSNGLGQVILARNNDDTKNIDTYYVYNEYGQLAYVIPPLAVKDAAPDQTALDNLCYQYQYDGQGRMIEKKLPGKGREYMVYDRQDRLVAKQDTELKKKGQWLYTKYDQFGRVAFTGIFSGAARSSEQTLADGFGSNNTKRTTGAFFNREGMDVFYDPNGTYPDTGWVKLLSVNYYDTYPQYSFNPAFPAAILGKPVISDVQNTSINTKNLPVVSLVKNIEDDNWTKNYVYYDDRGRTIGTYSVNHLGGYTKTESELDFAGVTKQSKVYHKRLPSDPEKVITQTFEYDSQNRLKKQWHQVNSQPQELLSENSYNELSQLSNKKVGNNLQSIDYAYDIRGAVIKMNNPAVLNGKLFGYELKYTNPLGTSSKYNGTIGEVDWKTVTDNVLRRYTYEYDGLNRLKKALYSEPGASVPQNGFYNETIGYDMNSNITSIKRNTGLSGIASLMDDLTYNYTGNRLNAVTDASSNYSGYPDVSGSIISYDDNGNMTNHLDKGILQIDYNLLNLPDYVKFDTSYRSHDTSVLYNVNTRYTYRADGTKIRKVYTYGSGRGQFEAANIVDYLDGFQYEGDDIVGSALPVPALKFVPTAEGYYDFENNRYIYSYTDHLGNVRLSYFKNAGGSAEALEENNYYPFGLKHLGYNNVGGNPSYNYQYNGKELQKETGWNDYGARMYMADIGRWGVIDPLAETSRRFSPYTYALNNPVSFIDPDGRKAAMPYEASDMAPQHPNSGWWMGIAGDGYRMPATGMGRGGGPFAGNLPTFGETQAYRDLMASIKNGGDFSLKTKNGYMSWWTGGALGDATTAQEMVGHMMKFEDKTLSDSYFDGFVGGAQSSWNYIKGQFFGESYWNGLANTFTLGAYGTVKTLNSLIDITSNIPNYTSNDYSYGAGYLTEKAAEAIILREAAEVNPFGFRGGYGFKIGKVEFLYSNPSVGGGTIFSYVSSTNNKFRLDYHGLPSLNKGNTLHFHTNYWGYTNSPHRSLNPFRWGQPIK, encoded by the coding sequence ATGAAAAGAATTTTAAATATATTCAGCATATTGTTTGTAGCAGGATCATCTTATGCACAGACAAGCCCCAGTACTACAGAAAATTATATACAGACCAGAACCTATCTGGAAAAAGTAACCACTTCAAGCCCTGGTGCCAGACAGGCTCAGACCGTTCAGTACTTTGACGGATTAGGAAGAGCTGTACAAACCATTGATGTGAAAGCAACACCGGCTGGGAAAGATATTGTAACACCTGTTATTTACGATGAATTCGGAAGGCAGACCAAAAGCTATCTTCCGGTTCCCCAGCCGGGAACACAGGGAGGAGCCATCTACAGTGCTCCGTTAAATAATGCCACAGCTATTTACGGAAACGAAAGGATCTATGGAGAAAAAGTCCTGGAAAATGCTCCTGCAAGCAAAATAAAACAAGTGACACCTATCGGAAATGAATGGGCCCTACATCCCTCAACATTTACCTATGCTGCCAATACCACCGGGGAAGTAATATGGTTCAGTGCACCTACTTCCGGTTCCGTTATTTACAAAGGGAAATATCCAGCAGGTACATTGTACAAGAAAACAGCAACGGATGCAGACGGAAACCTTACTATTGAGTTTTCCAATGGTCTGGGACAGGTTATTCTGGCAAGGAATAATGATGATACCAAAAATATAGATACTTATTATGTATACAATGAATATGGCCAGCTGGCTTATGTAATTCCTCCTCTAGCTGTGAAAGATGCTGCGCCGGATCAGACAGCCCTGGATAATCTTTGCTACCAGTATCAATATGATGGGCAGGGAAGAATGATAGAGAAAAAACTTCCGGGCAAAGGTCGGGAATATATGGTCTATGACAGGCAGGACAGGCTGGTTGCTAAGCAGGATACTGAATTAAAGAAAAAGGGACAATGGCTGTACACCAAGTATGATCAGTTTGGAAGGGTGGCCTTCACAGGCATCTTTTCAGGAGCGGCAAGATCTTCTGAACAGACTTTGGCTGATGGTTTTGGTTCCAATAATACCAAAAGAACAACTGGTGCTTTCTTTAACAGAGAAGGAATGGATGTTTTTTATGATCCCAACGGAACTTATCCTGATACCGGCTGGGTAAAGCTATTGTCCGTCAACTATTATGACACTTATCCCCAGTACAGCTTCAATCCGGCATTTCCGGCAGCAATATTAGGAAAACCTGTTATTTCTGACGTACAGAATACCAGTATAAATACTAAAAACCTTCCGGTGGTAAGTCTGGTTAAAAATATTGAAGATGATAACTGGACGAAAAACTATGTGTATTATGATGACAGAGGAAGAACTATCGGAACCTATTCTGTCAACCATCTGGGAGGTTATACCAAAACGGAATCAGAACTGGATTTTGCAGGGGTTACGAAGCAGTCAAAAGTCTACCATAAAAGACTCCCTTCAGATCCGGAAAAAGTTATTACCCAGACTTTTGAATACGACTCACAGAACAGGTTAAAGAAACAATGGCATCAGGTAAATAGCCAGCCGCAGGAACTGTTATCAGAGAACAGCTACAATGAATTGTCGCAGCTTTCCAATAAAAAGGTAGGAAATAACCTGCAGAGTATTGATTACGCTTATGATATCAGGGGTGCAGTTATTAAAATGAATAATCCGGCCGTCCTTAATGGGAAATTATTTGGATATGAGCTGAAATATACCAATCCTTTAGGAACTTCATCAAAATATAACGGGACTATCGGAGAAGTAGACTGGAAAACAGTTACTGATAATGTACTGAGAAGGTATACCTATGAATATGATGGGTTAAACAGGCTGAAAAAAGCATTGTATTCTGAACCAGGTGCATCCGTTCCACAGAATGGTTTCTATAACGAAACTATAGGATATGATATGAACAGCAATATCACTTCCATCAAGAGAAATACAGGTTTGTCGGGAATTGCGTCTCTTATGGATGATCTGACTTACAATTATACCGGGAACCGGTTAAACGCTGTTACAGATGCTTCGTCCAATTACAGCGGGTATCCTGATGTATCAGGAAGTATCATTTCTTATGATGACAACGGAAACATGACAAACCATCTTGACAAAGGTATACTACAAATAGATTATAACTTATTGAACCTTCCGGATTATGTAAAGTTTGACACTTCATACAGATCCCATGATACCTCAGTACTTTACAATGTCAATACCAGGTATACCTACCGCGCAGATGGCACCAAGATAAGAAAAGTATATACGTATGGATCAGGAAGGGGACAGTTTGAAGCGGCCAATATTGTAGATTATCTGGATGGTTTTCAGTACGAAGGAGACGATATTGTAGGTAGTGCTTTACCGGTTCCGGCACTAAAGTTTGTTCCTACAGCAGAAGGCTACTATGATTTTGAAAATAATAGGTATATTTACAGCTATACTGACCATCTGGGAAATGTACGCCTCAGCTATTTTAAAAATGCCGGTGGCAGTGCAGAAGCTCTTGAAGAAAACAACTACTATCCTTTTGGATTAAAGCATTTGGGATATAATAATGTAGGTGGAAACCCATCTTACAATTATCAATACAACGGTAAGGAATTACAAAAAGAAACCGGATGGAATGATTACGGTGCCAGAATGTACATGGCTGACATCGGAAGATGGGGAGTAATAGATCCTTTAGCAGAAACAAGCAGAAGATTTTCGCCATACACTTATGCTTTAAACAATCCTGTCAGCTTTATAGACCCAGATGGAAGAAAAGCTGCGATGCCTTATGAAGCCAGTGACATGGCTCCTCAGCATCCGAACTCCGGATGGTGGATGGGCATTGCAGGAGATGGATACAGAATGCCAGCAACAGGCATGGGACGTGGTGGCGGACCATTTGCAGGAAACCTTCCAACATTTGGAGAAACACAGGCTTATAGAGATTTGATGGCATCTATCAAAAATGGAGGAGACTTTTCGCTTAAAACCAAAAACGGCTATATGAGCTGGTGGACAGGAGGAGCTTTGGGAGATGCTACAACAGCTCAGGAGATGGTAGGACATATGATGAAGTTTGAAGATAAAACTTTAAGTGATAGTTATTTTGATGGATTTGTAGGAGGAGCTCAGTCATCTTGGAATTATATTAAAGGGCAATTTTTTGGAGAAAGTTATTGGAATGGGCTCGCTAATACTTTTACTTTAGGAGCTTATGGAACAGTAAAAACACTTAATAGTTTAATAGATATTACGAGTAACATTCCTAATTATACCTCAAATGATTATTCATACGGTGCAGGGTACTTAACAGAAAAAGCTGCTGAAGCAATAATATTAAGAGAAGCTGCTGAAGTAAATCCTTTTGGATTTAGAGGGGGATATGGATTTAAAATTGGAAAAGTAGAGTTTTTATATTCTAATCCTAGTGTTGGTGGTGGAACAATATTTTCATATGTTTCATCAACAAACAATAAATTTAGATTAGATTATCATGGATTACCATCATTAAATAAAGGTAATACTTTACATTTTCATACAAATTATTGGGGTTATACTAATTCTCCTCATAGAAGTTTAAATCCATTTCGTTGGGGACAACCTATAAAATAA
- a CDS encoding RHS repeat-associated core domain-containing protein, whose product MNHISGSFSTSGFGSFYSYKYNGKELQESGMYDYGARMYMPDLGRWGTTDPLAEGFRRFSPYHYGADNPVMFIDPDGMRNKPYDGGLEISVPDGSWWFAGGSGNFTSGYIENNWIGKRTGGGATPKTFGETQAYRDIMAYLAVPEAEYFKENDFTQDDIDEECPKCPKSKEYSGIRKTWNFLADNIISKPAEGIQVVGYLFYGSFYLAPKEMIKQGKAGDMHVKMDITLWGFKDGAWGQTLNYKDGTTILSEKEKFNKISIPAIEAMTMGIGFRLKPFTQLGTVGNAVGNWGVNTGMKSTVKKGIYQLGPKY is encoded by the coding sequence ATGAATCATATCTCAGGTTCGTTCAGCACTTCAGGTTTCGGAAGTTTCTACAGCTATAAATATAATGGTAAAGAACTCCAGGAAAGTGGAATGTATGATTATGGTGCAAGGATGTATATGCCTGATCTGGGAAGATGGGGAACCACAGATCCTTTAGCAGAAGGCTTTAGACGATTTAGTCCTTATCATTATGGAGCAGATAATCCTGTTATGTTTATAGACCCTGATGGGATGAGAAATAAACCATATGATGGAGGGTTAGAAATTAGTGTACCTGATGGCTCATGGTGGTTTGCAGGAGGAAGTGGAAATTTCACCTCAGGATATATAGAGAATAACTGGATTGGTAAACGAACCGGAGGTGGAGCAACCCCGAAGACATTTGGAGAAACACAAGCTTATAGAGATATAATGGCTTATCTTGCTGTGCCTGAAGCTGAATATTTCAAAGAAAATGATTTTACACAGGATGATATAGATGAAGAGTGTCCTAAATGTCCCAAATCTAAAGAATATTCAGGTATTCGAAAAACATGGAACTTTCTAGCAGATAATATTATTTCAAAACCAGCAGAAGGTATTCAAGTTGTAGGATATCTCTTTTATGGAAGTTTTTATCTTGCACCAAAAGAAATGATTAAACAAGGAAAGGCTGGTGATATGCATGTAAAAATGGACATAACCTTATGGGGGTTTAAAGATGGGGCATGGGGGCAAACATTAAATTATAAAGATGGAACTACAATATTGAGTGAAAAGGAGAAATTTAATAAAATATCTATTCCGGCTATTGAAGCGATGACAATGGGTATTGGTTTTAGACTTAAACCATTCACTCAATTGGGTACAGTAGGAAACGCTGTTGGCAATTGGGGAGTTAATACAGGAATGAAAAGCACAGTTAAAAAAGGTATATATCAATTAGGACCAAAATATTAA